A single Armatimonadota bacterium DNA region contains:
- a CDS encoding GerMN domain-containing protein, which produces MKDLCLSPWRVVLIALLGCLCIASGALAGPVAYIDGGGEIFVTNHPKAVDAVSALSLLSSPPPSTPFTPALTSAVPPGTKLLDFRIEGNKAVVNFSRGILVHELTEERLAGIFDQVKATLWNYGFQGEVAVNVEGTPLAEYVAPTPVIEPRKEARVLGLGGRSITLSPGHGWFWNGSGWYTQRPVYCSPLNEEDFHTLEICQYIQTYLAQDGMTVKMVRCTNKNYGTCSYSGKPWWQMAACYWLQHVGYPC; this is translated from the coding sequence ATGAAAGACTTGTGTCTTTCGCCGTGGCGAGTAGTGCTGATAGCACTACTTGGGTGCCTCTGCATTGCCAGTGGTGCCCTAGCCGGACCGGTAGCCTATATTGATGGCGGTGGAGAAATTTTCGTAACCAACCATCCCAAAGCGGTGGACGCGGTCTCGGCACTTTCTCTACTATCCTCACCACCTCCGAGTACGCCATTTACTCCAGCATTGACCTCGGCAGTGCCTCCTGGCACTAAGCTCCTCGATTTCAGGATTGAGGGGAATAAAGCGGTTGTCAATTTCTCCCGAGGCATTTTGGTGCACGAACTTACGGAGGAAAGGCTTGCAGGCATCTTCGATCAGGTGAAAGCTACCCTTTGGAATTATGGCTTTCAAGGTGAAGTTGCCGTGAATGTCGAGGGTACTCCGCTAGCGGAGTATGTTGCGCCTACACCTGTTATAGAACCTCGCAAAGAGGCTCGCGTATTGGGATTGGGAGGTCGCAGTATCACTCTGTCTCCTGGGCACGGTTGGTTCTGGAATGGCAGTGGCTGGTATACACAGCGGCCTGTATACTGCTCGCCGCTGAACGAAGAAGATTTCCACACTTTGGAAATCTGCCAGTACATCCAGACCTATTTGGCACAGGATGGCATGACTGTAAAGATGGTGCGCTGTACAAACAAGAACTATGGCACTTGCTCGTATAGTGGCAAGCCTTGGTGGCAGATGGCAGCTTGTTACTGGCTTCAGCACGTTGGCTATCCATGTAG